A genomic window from Flavobacterium sp. I3-2 includes:
- a CDS encoding acyl-CoA dehydrogenase family protein, which produces MNFEYNDTQAMIAQSIRDFAEQHIRPHIMEWDEAQIFPVELFKKLGEMGYMGVLVPEELGGSGLGYHEYITVVEEISKVDSSIGLSVAAHNSLCTNHILTFGNEEQKKKWIPKLATAEWIGAWGLTEHNTGSDAGGMSTTAVKDGDEWVINGAKNFITHAISGDVAVVIVRTGEKGDSHGMTAFVIEKGTPGFTSGKKENKLGMRASETAELIFDNCRVSDANRLGEVGEGFIQAMKILDGGRISIGALSLGIAKGAYEAALKYSKERIQFGKPISSFQAIGFKLADMATEIEASELLLHKAAFLKNNHKPVTTLGAMAKMYASEVCVKVSTEAIQIHGGYGYTKDFPVEKFFRDSKLCTIGEGTTEIQKMVISRNLLKD; this is translated from the coding sequence ATGAATTTCGAGTACAACGATACGCAAGCAATGATTGCACAATCTATTAGAGATTTTGCAGAACAACACATTCGTCCACATATTATGGAGTGGGATGAAGCTCAAATTTTCCCTGTTGAATTATTTAAAAAATTAGGTGAAATGGGCTATATGGGAGTTTTAGTTCCTGAAGAATTAGGAGGTTCAGGATTAGGATACCATGAATACATCACTGTTGTTGAAGAAATTTCTAAAGTAGATTCTTCAATTGGTTTATCTGTTGCTGCACATAATTCGTTATGTACAAATCATATCTTAACTTTCGGAAACGAAGAACAAAAGAAAAAATGGATTCCTAAATTAGCTACGGCAGAATGGATTGGAGCTTGGGGGTTAACTGAGCATAATACGGGTTCTGATGCTGGTGGAATGTCAACTACAGCTGTAAAAGACGGTGATGAATGGGTGATTAACGGAGCTAAGAACTTTATCACGCATGCTATTTCTGGAGATGTTGCTGTTGTAATTGTTCGTACAGGAGAAAAAGGTGATTCTCACGGAATGACAGCTTTTGTTATCGAAAAAGGTACACCAGGATTTACTTCGGGTAAAAAAGAAAATAAATTAGGAATGCGTGCTTCTGAAACTGCCGAATTAATTTTTGATAATTGTCGTGTTTCTGATGCAAATCGTTTAGGTGAAGTTGGAGAAGGTTTTATCCAAGCGATGAAAATCTTAGATGGTGGACGTATTTCTATCGGGGCTTTATCTTTAGGTATTGCTAAAGGAGCTTACGAAGCTGCGTTGAAATATTCTAAAGAACGTATTCAGTTTGGTAAGCCAATTTCATCGTTCCAAGCAATTGGATTTAAATTAGCAGATATGGCTACAGAAATTGAAGCATCTGAATTGTTATTGCATAAAGCGGCTTTCTTAAAAAATAACCATAAACCTGTGACTACTTTAGGAGCTATGGCTAAAATGTACGCGTCAGAAGTTTGTGTGAAAGTTTCTACGGAAGCGATTCAAATTCACGGTGGTTATGGTTATACAAAAGATTTCCCTGTTGAGAAATTCTTCCGTGATTCAAAATTATGTACAATTGGTGAAGGAACAACAGAAATTCAAAAAATGGTTATTTCACGTAATTTATTGAAAGACTAA
- a CDS encoding DUF2851 family protein, producing the protein MKEDFLHFVWRNKQFDVSNLFSEQHQKIEIVCFGDYIQMTGPDFFNAQLHIDGQLWAGNVEMHLKASDWYLHQHETDSNYDNVILHVVWDYDIDVFRKDGSVIPVLNLSKYIDVNLVKKYFDLRTSKNWIFCENQLSEIDDFTWFQWKEKLLIDRLEQKTKPIEKLLIETKNNWEEVLFILLTKNFGLNINGIAFEQTAKKISYKTILKERFSAFNLEALFLGVSGLLQIPKEDVYYKDLLKEFSYLKNKHQLLDSITEPIHFFKLRPDNFPTIRFSQLANLLHQKEHLFSGLIQNEISLKLMYTYFSISVSDYWKTHYVFDKESKSSVKKLTNAFVDLLLLNTILPLRFVYQKHLGKTDFDSIFEIYQKIKPEKNAIVEKFESIHVNVENAFDSQTLIHLKKNYCDEKKCLQCVIGVKLLQNNV; encoded by the coding sequence ATGAAAGAAGATTTTTTACATTTTGTTTGGCGAAATAAACAGTTTGATGTTTCGAATTTGTTTTCTGAACAACATCAGAAAATCGAGATTGTGTGTTTTGGAGATTACATTCAAATGACTGGACCTGATTTTTTTAATGCGCAATTACATATCGACGGACAACTTTGGGCAGGAAATGTTGAGATGCATCTAAAAGCTTCGGATTGGTATTTGCATCAGCACGAAACAGATTCGAATTACGATAATGTTATTTTGCACGTGGTTTGGGATTACGATATTGATGTTTTTCGAAAAGATGGTTCGGTGATTCCGGTTTTAAATCTTTCCAAATATATTGATGTCAATTTAGTTAAGAAATATTTTGATTTGCGAACTTCAAAGAATTGGATATTTTGCGAAAATCAATTAAGCGAGATTGATGATTTTACTTGGTTTCAATGGAAAGAAAAATTACTAATTGACCGTTTAGAACAAAAAACGAAACCGATTGAAAAGTTGTTAATCGAAACCAAGAATAATTGGGAAGAAGTTTTGTTTATTTTGTTGACTAAAAACTTCGGATTAAATATTAACGGAATTGCTTTTGAACAAACCGCAAAGAAAATTTCGTACAAAACAATTTTGAAAGAACGATTTTCTGCTTTTAATCTCGAAGCGCTTTTTTTGGGAGTTTCGGGTTTATTGCAAATTCCGAAAGAAGATGTGTATTATAAAGATTTATTGAAAGAATTTTCATATCTAAAAAACAAACATCAACTACTTGATTCGATTACAGAACCGATTCATTTTTTTAAACTTCGTCCAGATAATTTTCCAACGATTCGATTTTCGCAATTAGCAAATCTGTTACATCAAAAAGAACATTTGTTTTCTGGTTTGATTCAAAACGAAATATCTTTGAAGTTGATGTATACTTATTTTTCGATTTCGGTTTCTGATTATTGGAAAACGCATTATGTTTTCGATAAAGAAAGTAAATCATCAGTAAAGAAACTTACTAACGCATTCGTTGATTTATTGTTGTTGAATACCATTTTGCCTTTGCGTTTTGTTTATCAAAAGCATTTAGGTAAAACTGATTTTGATTCCATTTTTGAAATCTATCAAAAAATAAAACCCGAAAAAAATGCGATTGTAGAAAAATTTGAGTCGATACATGTAAACGTCGAAAACGCTTTTGATTCGCAAACTTTAATTCATTTAAAAAAGAATTATTGCGATGAAAAAAAATGTTTACAATGTGTAATCGGTGTAAAATTACTTCAAAATAATGTTTAA
- the rplK gene encoding 50S ribosomal protein L11, with product MAKEISKVVKLQVKGGAANPSPPVGPALGAAGVNIMEFCKQFNARTQDKPGKVLPVQITVYKDKSFDFVVKTPPAAVQLLEVTKLKSGSGQPNRKKVASVTMDQIQAIAEDKMADLNAFTLESAMSMIAGTARSMGITVK from the coding sequence ATGGCAAAAGAAATTAGTAAAGTAGTTAAACTACAAGTTAAGGGAGGTGCAGCGAACCCATCGCCACCGGTTGGACCTGCTTTGGGGGCTGCTGGAGTTAACATCATGGAGTTCTGTAAGCAATTTAATGCTAGAACACAAGATAAACCAGGCAAAGTTTTACCAGTACAAATTACAGTTTACAAAGACAAATCTTTTGACTTTGTTGTTAAAACACCACCTGCTGCTGTTCAATTATTAGAAGTTACTAAACTTAAATCAGGTTCTGGACAACCAAACCGTAAGAAAGTTGCTTCTGTAACTATGGATCAAATTCAAGCAATTGCTGAAGACAAAATGGCTGATTTAAATGCATTTACATTAGAGTCTGCTATGTCTATGATTGCTGGAACTGCAAGATCAATGGGAATAACAGTAAAGTAA
- the rpsU gene encoding 30S ribosomal protein S21, which yields MLIIPIKDGENIDRALKRYKRKFDKTGTLRALRERKNFTKPSVSKRAQLQKAAYVQRLRESFEN from the coding sequence ATGTTGATCATTCCAATTAAAGACGGAGAAAATATTGATAGAGCGTTAAAACGCTACAAAAGAAAATTCGATAAAACAGGTACTTTACGTGCTTTAAGAGAGCGTAAAAACTTTACGAAACCTTCTGTATCAAAACGTGCTCAATTACAAAAAGCAGCTTACGTTCAAAGATTAAGAGAATCATTCGAAAATTAA
- the hpf gene encoding ribosome hibernation-promoting factor, HPF/YfiA family: MKVDIQAVNFNVDRKLVDFINIRLEKLEQYFDKIVDIDVNLRVENTSDKENKSADIIVKIPGDDIVVKKTAKSFEEAVDLAGDAAERLLVKRKEKMKSH, translated from the coding sequence ATGAAAGTAGACATTCAAGCTGTGAATTTCAATGTAGATCGTAAATTGGTAGATTTTATTAATATTCGATTAGAAAAATTAGAACAATATTTTGATAAGATTGTTGATATTGATGTAAATTTGCGAGTGGAAAATACAAGTGATAAAGAAAATAAATCAGCGGATATTATAGTAAAAATTCCAGGTGATGATATCGTTGTAAAAAAGACAGCGAAATCTTTTGAAGAAGCTGTTGATTTAGCGGGTGATGCAGCAGAGCGATTGCTTGTAAAACGCAAGGAGAAAATGAAATCACATTAA
- the secE gene encoding preprotein translocase subunit SecE, giving the protein MAKVFNYLSDSFVELKSNVTWATWAEVQKYTIIVSIFAVVMALATWGVDTVFAKAIAGFFNLINS; this is encoded by the coding sequence ATGGCAAAAGTTTTTAATTATTTATCAGATTCATTTGTTGAATTAAAATCAAATGTAACCTGGGCTACTTGGGCAGAAGTTCAAAAGTATACAATTATAGTGTCTATATTTGCTGTTGTTATGGCTTTAGCAACTTGGGGAGTTGATACTGTTTTCGCTAAAGCTATCGCAGGATTTTTTAATTTGATAAATTCTTAA
- the tuf gene encoding elongation factor Tu, with protein sequence MAKETFDRSKPHLNIGTIGHVDHGKTTLTAAITKVLSDAGLSEAKSFDQIDNAPEEKERGITINTSHVEYATANRHYAHVDCPGHADYVKNMVTGAAQMDGAILVVAATDGPMPQTREHILLGRQVGIPRMVVFMNKVDMVDDAELLELVEMEIRDLLSFYQYDGDNGPVIQGSALGALNGEPKWVDTVMSLMAAVDAWIEEPVRDTEKPFLMPIEDVFTITGRGTVATGRIETGVANTGDPVEIIGMGADKLTSTITGVEMFRKILDRGEAGDNVGLLLRGIDKNDIRRGMVIVKPGSVKPHAKFKAEVYILKKEEGGRHTPFHNNYRPQFYVRTTDVTGTIQLPEGVEMVMPGDNLTITVELLQPIAMTVGLRFAIREGGRTVGAGQVTEILG encoded by the coding sequence ATGGCAAAAGAAACTTTTGATCGTTCGAAACCCCATTTAAATATCGGTACTATCGGACACGTTGACCACGGTAAAACAACATTAACAGCTGCTATTACTAAAGTTTTATCAGATGCAGGTTTATCTGAGGCTAAATCATTTGATCAAATTGATAACGCTCCAGAAGAAAAAGAAAGAGGTATTACAATTAATACATCTCACGTAGAATATGCTACAGCTAACCGTCACTACGCTCACGTTGACTGTCCAGGTCACGCGGATTACGTTAAGAACATGGTTACTGGAGCTGCACAGATGGATGGTGCTATCTTAGTAGTTGCTGCTACAGATGGACCAATGCCACAAACTCGTGAGCACATCTTATTAGGTCGTCAGGTTGGTATTCCACGTATGGTTGTTTTCATGAACAAAGTGGATATGGTTGATGATGCTGAATTGTTAGAGTTAGTAGAGATGGAAATTCGTGATTTATTATCTTTCTATCAATATGATGGAGATAATGGACCAGTTATCCAAGGATCTGCTTTAGGAGCGTTAAATGGTGAACCAAAATGGGTTGATACAGTTATGTCTTTAATGGCAGCTGTTGACGCTTGGATTGAAGAGCCAGTACGTGATACTGAAAAACCATTCTTAATGCCAATCGAGGATGTATTTACAATTACTGGACGTGGAACTGTTGCTACAGGACGTATCGAAACTGGTGTTGCAAATACAGGAGATCCTGTTGAAATCATTGGTATGGGAGCTGACAAATTAACTTCTACTATTACAGGAGTTGAGATGTTCCGTAAAATCTTAGACCGTGGAGAAGCTGGAGATAACGTAGGTTTATTATTACGTGGTATTGACAAAAATGATATCCGTCGTGGTATGGTTATTGTTAAGCCAGGATCAGTTAAGCCACACGCTAAATTCAAAGCTGAGGTTTATATCTTGAAAAAAGAAGAAGGTGGACGTCACACTCCATTCCACAACAACTACCGTCCTCAATTCTACGTTCGTACAACTGACGTAACTGGTACTATCCAATTACCAGAAGGAGTAGAGATGGTTATGCCTGGGGATAACTTAACTATCACTGTTGAGTTGTTACAACCAATCGCAATGACTGTAGGTTTACGTTTCGCAATCCGTGAAGGTGGACGTACTGTTGGAGCTGGTCAGGTAACTGAAATTTTAGGATAA
- a CDS encoding GLPGLI family protein, whose amino-acid sequence MRFIYALLLISFSSFAQKGIQVTYNNYSNGNISDDDVILFIGNQQQGLITKKAIFDKKVKSFPKEKKFINYNNKIVTSQAEIGDNKFIITNDSTSLKNAKLELTNETKDILGYKCKLAKTNINSNNIEIWYTNDVPFKGGPSILGQDLGLVLEINRNNTFSTKAKEVTKIAKLDNKELTANSNATYADALAYQDYIWKSKFTTLPIFKNEVISFNDSNKSNDSILKFGNGTVIIRKIKFPKIGKTDQVFVDLEEKSNGDAYDRTGSVFIIPTTKEQSFFTGLTKGINTLPIYENGNGKKYQGIIQTKNYLPAVELMRFFTPFGVGHFNGFQMKDKTWQESVFYRQDISELYQQLSGKDIYVGVFIGNYDKGGHEVSLNITIHNDEKKYFNFNYSDPLFNTTNLLEMGGQEYGSMFDSEKGLEVTFTLDKEVKNAMLRYITTGHGGWENGDEFVPKTNTILLDQAEVFKFIPWKQDCGSYRAYNPVSGNFDNGLSSSDYSRANWCPGTVTNPMMIALGDLKPGTHTITIKIPQGKPEGNSFSFWNVSGVLLGNTAF is encoded by the coding sequence ATGAGATTTATTTACGCTTTATTACTTATTTCATTTTCTAGCTTTGCACAAAAAGGCATTCAGGTTACTTACAACAATTATTCGAACGGAAACATTTCTGATGATGATGTGATTTTATTTATCGGAAATCAGCAACAAGGTTTGATTACCAAAAAGGCAATTTTCGATAAGAAAGTAAAATCATTTCCGAAAGAAAAGAAGTTTATTAACTACAACAACAAGATTGTGACTTCGCAAGCAGAAATTGGCGATAATAAATTTATTATTACCAACGATTCTACTTCGTTAAAAAACGCGAAACTTGAACTAACCAATGAAACCAAAGACATTTTAGGATACAAATGTAAATTGGCAAAAACCAACATCAATTCAAATAATATCGAAATTTGGTACACCAACGACGTTCCATTTAAAGGCGGACCTAGCATTTTAGGTCAAGACTTGGGATTGGTTTTAGAAATAAATCGCAACAATACGTTTAGTACTAAAGCGAAAGAAGTTACCAAAATTGCCAAATTAGACAATAAAGAATTGACAGCAAATTCAAATGCAACTTATGCAGATGCTTTAGCTTATCAGGATTATATCTGGAAGAGCAAGTTTACAACCTTGCCAATTTTCAAAAACGAAGTCATCAGTTTTAACGATAGCAATAAATCAAACGATAGCATTTTAAAGTTTGGAAACGGAACGGTAATCATTAGAAAAATAAAATTTCCGAAGATTGGCAAAACCGACCAAGTTTTTGTTGATTTAGAAGAAAAATCAAATGGCGATGCCTACGACAGAACCGGAAGTGTGTTTATTATTCCAACTACCAAAGAGCAATCTTTTTTTACGGGATTAACCAAAGGAATAAACACGTTACCAATTTACGAAAACGGAAATGGTAAAAAATATCAAGGTATCATTCAAACTAAAAATTATTTACCGGCAGTAGAATTAATGCGCTTTTTCACGCCGTTTGGTGTGGGGCATTTTAACGGATTTCAGATGAAAGATAAAACTTGGCAAGAAAGTGTTTTTTACCGTCAGGACATTTCGGAGCTGTACCAACAACTTTCGGGTAAAGATATTTATGTTGGTGTTTTTATTGGTAATTATGACAAAGGCGGACATGAAGTTTCTTTGAATATCACCATTCATAATGACGAGAAAAAGTACTTCAACTTTAATTATTCCGACCCCCTTTTTAACACCACGAATTTATTAGAAATGGGCGGACAAGAATATGGTTCTATGTTTGATTCTGAAAAAGGCTTAGAAGTTACTTTTACTTTAGATAAAGAAGTTAAGAATGCGATGTTGCGCTACATTACCACAGGTCACGGTGGATGGGAAAATGGCGATGAATTTGTTCCGAAAACGAATACCATTTTACTAGACCAAGCCGAGGTATTTAAATTTATTCCGTGGAAACAAGATTGCGGTTCGTATCGCGCATACAATCCCGTTTCAGGAAATTTTGATAATGGTTTATCATCTTCTGATTATTCAAGAGCTAATTGGTGTCCGGGAACGGTAACCAACCCAATGATGATTGCCTTAGGAGATTTAAAACCAGGAACGCATACCATCACCATTAAAATACCACAAGGCAAACCCGAAGGTAATAGTTTTAGCTTTTGGAATGTATCTGGTGTTTTGTTAGGAAATACCGCTTTTTAA
- the nusG gene encoding transcription termination/antitermination protein NusG, which yields MTDNNIKKWYVVRAVSGQENKVKNYIETEIARLDMSDYLSQVLVPMEKVVNLKDGKKITKERIYFPGYIMIEANLTGELPHIIKSISGVIGFLGETRGGDPVPLRQAEVNRMLGTVDELSVTEDVGLIPYEVNETVKVIDGPFNGFNGTVEKVNEEKRKLEVMVKIFGRKTPLELSFTQVEKI from the coding sequence ATGACTGATAATAATATCAAAAAGTGGTATGTAGTTAGAGCGGTTAGTGGTCAAGAGAATAAAGTGAAAAACTATATCGAGACCGAAATTGCAAGACTTGATATGTCTGACTATTTATCACAAGTGTTGGTTCCAATGGAAAAAGTGGTAAATCTTAAAGACGGGAAAAAAATTACTAAAGAACGTATTTATTTTCCTGGTTACATTATGATTGAAGCTAATTTAACTGGAGAATTACCACATATCATTAAATCTATTTCTGGAGTAATTGGTTTTTTAGGAGAAACACGTGGAGGTGATCCTGTGCCTTTAAGACAAGCCGAAGTAAATAGAATGTTAGGTACAGTTGATGAACTTTCTGTAACTGAAGATGTTGGATTAATTCCTTATGAAGTTAACGAAACGGTAAAAGTTATCGATGGACCATTTAACGGATTCAACGGAACAGTTGAAAAAGTTAATGAAGAAAAACGTAAACTTGAAGTAATGGTTAAAATTTTCGGTAGAAAAACACCATTAGAGTTAAGTTTTACACAAGTAGAGAAAATATAA
- the rplJ gene encoding 50S ribosomal protein L10: MTREEKSIAIQDLTAQLADTKIIYVADISGLNADTTSNLRRACFKAGIKLEVVKNTLLAKAMEASENEYGDLPSTLKGNTSIMIAEVANAPAKIIKEFRKKSDKPILKGAYINEEIYVGDKELDGLAALKSKEEVIGEIIGLLQSPAQRVISALKNQFKDEE; this comes from the coding sequence ATGACTAGAGAAGAAAAATCAATTGCGATTCAAGATTTAACTGCACAGTTAGCTGATACAAAAATTATTTATGTAGCAGACATTTCTGGATTAAATGCAGATACTACTTCGAATCTTAGAAGAGCTTGTTTTAAGGCTGGAATTAAATTAGAGGTTGTTAAAAATACTTTATTAGCTAAAGCTATGGAAGCTTCAGAAAATGAGTACGGAGACTTACCATCTACTTTAAAAGGAAATACTTCTATTATGATTGCAGAGGTTGCTAATGCACCTGCTAAAATCATCAAAGAATTTAGAAAAAAATCAGATAAACCTATCTTAAAAGGTGCTTACATCAATGAAGAAATTTATGTAGGTGACAAAGAATTAGACGGATTAGCTGCTCTTAAATCTAAAGAAGAAGTTATTGGAGAAATCATTGGATTATTACAATCTCCTGCTCAAAGAGTTATTTCAGCTCTTAAAAATCAATTTAAAGACGAAGAATAA
- a CDS encoding tyrosine-type recombinase/integrase, translating to MEKILEQYADYLIKEKRYSLKTWRAYSDDVKSFFDYINAEDKIELSQIDYSVIRTWVVYLSENDYSSLSINRKISSLKSFFKFLYQRKLIIEYPLAVHKSLKIDKSLQIPFSEDEMKLVLQDVNLDDYDELLRVVIISVFYFLGIRKSELINLRVSDVDFFASQIKVLGKRNRERIIPMNAKMVDLLKRYLLQRAQVDVNHLQLLILLKNGNKLNETFVYRLINNYFRGVTSKSKKSPHMLRHTFATHMLNNGADLNSIKELLGHSSLSSTQIYTQTSLSELKKVYKNAHPRFKDGEE from the coding sequence ATGGAAAAAATTTTAGAACAGTATGCGGATTATTTGATTAAAGAGAAACGATATTCTTTAAAAACTTGGCGTGCATATTCAGATGATGTAAAATCCTTTTTTGATTATATAAATGCGGAAGATAAAATTGAATTGTCTCAAATAGATTATTCTGTGATTCGAACTTGGGTGGTTTATTTGTCAGAGAATGATTATTCGAGTTTGTCAATTAATCGAAAGATTAGTTCTTTGAAAAGCTTTTTTAAATTTTTATATCAACGTAAATTGATTATAGAATATCCTCTGGCTGTTCATAAATCTTTAAAGATTGATAAAAGTTTGCAAATTCCATTTTCTGAAGATGAAATGAAATTGGTTTTGCAAGATGTAAATCTAGATGATTATGACGAATTGTTACGAGTGGTTATTATTTCTGTTTTCTATTTTTTGGGAATTCGAAAATCAGAATTGATTAATTTGAGAGTTTCTGATGTTGATTTTTTTGCTTCTCAGATTAAAGTTTTGGGTAAACGAAATAGAGAACGTATAATTCCGATGAATGCTAAAATGGTTGATTTGTTAAAAAGATATTTGCTTCAGAGGGCTCAGGTAGATGTTAATCATTTGCAGTTGTTAATATTATTAAAAAATGGAAATAAATTAAACGAAACATTTGTGTATCGATTAATAAATAACTATTTTAGAGGAGTTACTTCAAAGTCAAAAAAGAGCCCGCATATGTTAAGGCATACGTTTGCAACACATATGTTAAATAATGGGGCGGATTTGAATTCGATTAAAGAATTGTTAGGTCATTCTAGTTTATCTTCGACTCAGATTTATACACAAACAAGTTTGTCTGAATTGAAAAAAGTTTACAAAAATGCTCATCCGCGATTTAAAGATGGAGAAGAATAA
- a CDS encoding ComEA family DNA-binding protein has product MKWKILNRMRMFTSSQRKGIFVLLFLIFIIQIAFFYYRNNSSDFNDFQIDASTIALYQKEIDSLKQLKSKRKIYPFNPNFITDNKGYFLEMKIEEIDKLLAFRKSDKYVNSAKEFQQVTGVSDEWLVKYSPYFKFPEWTQQKSNNQYTAQSVSIPVKDINKATLDDLILIKGIGPAYAERILNERNKYSGFVHMDQVNFVYGLPPEVVHSLKKYFKIGSKPVVNRININTASREELSKIPYINYQLSREILIYRSKSDNLLKIEDLKKIKGFPLDKLNIIALYLDY; this is encoded by the coding sequence ATGAAGTGGAAGATTTTAAATCGAATGCGAATGTTTACGTCATCACAACGTAAAGGAATTTTTGTGTTACTTTTTTTAATCTTTATTATCCAAATTGCTTTTTTTTACTATCGAAATAATTCTTCCGATTTTAATGATTTCCAAATTGATGCATCTACAATTGCTTTATATCAAAAAGAAATTGATAGTTTAAAGCAACTCAAATCAAAACGTAAAATTTATCCCTTTAATCCGAACTTTATTACAGATAATAAAGGTTATTTTCTTGAAATGAAAATTGAGGAAATTGATAAATTGCTCGCTTTTCGCAAATCAGATAAATATGTGAATTCTGCTAAAGAGTTTCAACAAGTAACGGGTGTTTCGGATGAATGGTTGGTGAAATACAGTCCGTATTTTAAATTTCCTGAATGGACACAGCAAAAATCTAATAATCAATACACAGCTCAAAGTGTTTCAATTCCTGTAAAAGATATCAATAAAGCAACGCTTGATGATTTAATTTTAATAAAAGGAATTGGTCCAGCATATGCGGAACGAATTCTAAACGAACGAAATAAATATAGCGGTTTTGTACACATGGACCAAGTTAATTTTGTTTACGGATTGCCACCTGAAGTTGTCCATTCTTTAAAAAAATATTTTAAAATTGGTTCTAAACCAGTTGTTAATAGAATTAATATAAATACAGCATCAAGAGAAGAACTTTCAAAAATTCCTTATATAAATTATCAACTGTCAAGGGAAATATTAATTTATCGAAGTAAATCGGATAATTTGTTAAAAATTGAGGATTTGAAAAAAATTAAGGGCTTTCCGCTTGACAAATTAAATATAATTGCGTTATATTTGGATTATTAA
- a CDS encoding PspC domain-containing protein has product MNIIQNTRYYFEKNGFEVCARFAEKLGICVSRVRFFFVYMSFFTLGIWFSIYLTLAFLLKVKDMIYTKRSSVFDL; this is encoded by the coding sequence ATGAACATTATTCAAAATACACGTTATTATTTCGAAAAAAACGGATTCGAAGTTTGTGCTCGATTCGCCGAAAAACTTGGTATTTGCGTTAGTCGCGTTCGTTTCTTTTTTGTATATATGTCTTTTTTTACTTTAGGAATTTGGTTTTCTATCTATTTGACTTTAGCTTTTTTACTTAAAGTAAAAGATATGATTTACACCAAACGTAGCTCTGTTTTCGATTTGTAA
- the rplA gene encoding 50S ribosomal protein L1, with the protein MAKLTKKQKEAASKIEKNKLYSLKDASALIKEVASAKFDESVDIAVRLGVDPRKANQMVRGVVTLPHGTGKDVRVLALVTPDKEAEAKAAGADFVGLDDYLQKIKDGWTDVDVIITMPAVMGKLGPLGRILGPRGLMPNPKTGTVTMDVAKAVTEVKAGKIDFKVDKTGIVHAGIGKVSFGADMITENAHEIIQTLIKLKPTAAKGTYIKSIHISSTMSPAIALDPKAV; encoded by the coding sequence ATGGCAAAATTAACAAAAAAGCAAAAAGAGGCTGCTTCAAAAATTGAGAAGAACAAGTTATACTCTTTAAAAGATGCATCTGCATTGATTAAAGAAGTTGCTTCTGCAAAATTTGATGAGTCTGTTGATATTGCAGTACGTTTAGGAGTAGATCCTCGTAAAGCAAATCAAATGGTTCGTGGTGTTGTAACATTACCGCACGGAACAGGTAAAGATGTAAGAGTATTAGCGTTAGTTACTCCGGATAAAGAAGCTGAAGCAAAAGCTGCAGGTGCTGATTTCGTTGGATTAGACGATTACTTACAAAAAATCAAAGACGGTTGGACAGATGTTGATGTAATCATCACTATGCCAGCAGTTATGGGTAAATTAGGTCCATTAGGTCGTATTTTAGGACCTCGTGGTTTAATGCCAAACCCTAAAACTGGTACAGTAACTATGGATGTTGCTAAAGCGGTTACAGAAGTGAAAGCTGGTAAAATCGACTTTAAAGTTGATAAAACTGGTATCGTTCACGCAGGAATTGGAAAAGTATCTTTCGGTGCTGATATGATTACTGAGAACGCACACGAGATTATTCAAACATTGATCAAATTAAAACCAACAGCTGCAAAAGGTACGTATATCAAATCGATACACATTTCAAGTACTATGAGCCCTGCTATTGCTTTAGATCCGAAAGCAGTATAA